ACATCGGCCGGTGTGAGCCCGGCGCCATTGAAGCGGCGGCCGAGGGCGTCGATATTGCCACCGCCCTGAGGTCCGAAGCAGCCATAGCAGTCCCGCTCCTGATGGGGACAGAGAGCACCGCAGCCGGTACGCGTAATCGGCCCCATGCAGGGCTGATCCTGCGAGACCAGCACGCAGACATTACCGTCGCGTTTGCATTGCAGGCACACCGCCTCGCTGGGCAGGTTCGGTTTGACCCCCGACAGCACGCTGTTGATCACATATTTGAGTTGCCCCTGGTCCGGGGGACAGCCGGGCACCTCCCAGTCCACCACGATATGCTCATGAAACGCCGTGGACTGCGGCAACGCATCGATGTGCTCGGGCTCGGTATAGAAGTCATTGAGGTAGTACGTCAGATCCCCCCAGTTTCGCAGTGCCTGGAGTCCA
This genomic interval from Thiohalomonas denitrificans contains the following:
- a CDS encoding NADH-quinone oxidoreductase subunit B family protein translates to MDKPKISVHKFSSCDGCQVQILSLEEELLQLADRVDIAFFAEATSRMDPGPYAVSFVEGSVSTPHEIERIKHIRDISDLVVSIGACGQSGGLQALRNWGDLTYYLNDFYTEPEHIDALPQSTAFHEHIVVDWEVPGCPPDQGQLKYVINSVLSGVKPNLPSEAVCLQCKRDGNVCVLVSQDQPCMGPITRTGCGALCPHQERDCYGCFGPQGGGNIDALGRRFNGAGLTPADVVSRLRLIYSWAEPFRGASLRWEKGAPDAPLPPQPHKHGGMRS